Proteins encoded in a region of the Oscillospiraceae bacterium MB24-C1 genome:
- the dpaL gene encoding diaminopropionate ammonia-lyase: MSKVLWRKNTLPKTDDRYLSLMDIQSVESALAFHRSFPEYSVTPLRQLEGFAKELGLGGLYVKDESYRFGLNAFKVLGGSFAIGKFVAAQLGRDISQVDYAFLTSPEFKDTFAPCTFFTATDGNHGRGVAWSADRLGQKAVVLMPEGTVKSRYENIKKLGADVTIEKLNYDDCVRKAAMLSAQIPASVVVQDTAWDGYEEIPTHIMQGYGTLIAEAVDQMTQEGIVPTHVFVQAGVGSLAAAVQGYLVNRFPENTPKVVVMECRAADCFYRSAVAGDGEAEAVGGALNSIMAGLCCGEASPIAWDILKNHAAAFCSCDDSVSAAGMRRLSAPVAGDPRIISGESGAVGTGLVDLICRCDDYIDLKNALGIDATSQVLLISTEGDTDPECYRAIVWDGAYPSAD; the protein is encoded by the coding sequence ATGAGTAAAGTGTTGTGGAGAAAAAACACCCTACCTAAAACCGACGACCGTTATCTCTCGTTGATGGACATACAATCGGTAGAAAGTGCGTTGGCCTTTCACCGCAGCTTCCCCGAATATTCTGTCACCCCGCTGCGGCAGCTTGAGGGTTTTGCCAAAGAGCTGGGGCTGGGCGGGCTTTATGTCAAGGATGAATCTTACCGCTTTGGTTTAAATGCTTTTAAAGTTCTGGGGGGCTCTTTTGCCATCGGCAAATTTGTCGCCGCGCAGCTCGGGCGCGATATCAGCCAGGTGGATTACGCATTTCTGACGTCCCCGGAATTTAAAGACACCTTTGCGCCCTGCACCTTTTTTACTGCCACAGACGGCAACCACGGGCGTGGGGTGGCTTGGTCGGCTGACCGCCTTGGGCAAAAAGCCGTCGTGCTCATGCCTGAAGGCACCGTTAAAAGCCGTTATGAGAACATCAAAAAGCTCGGCGCAGATGTCACGATAGAAAAGCTCAATTATGATGATTGCGTACGCAAGGCCGCGATGCTGTCGGCACAAATTCCCGCCAGTGTGGTGGTGCAGGACACCGCTTGGGACGGTTATGAGGAAATTCCGACACATATCATGCAGGGCTATGGGACGCTTATTGCCGAGGCGGTTGATCAAATGACACAGGAGGGCATTGTGCCGACACACGTGTTTGTGCAAGCTGGTGTCGGTTCGCTGGCGGCGGCAGTACAGGGCTACCTCGTCAACCGATTCCCGGAAAACACACCGAAGGTTGTGGTCATGGAATGCCGCGCCGCCGACTGCTTCTATCGCTCGGCTGTTGCGGGAGATGGCGAAGCAGAGGCGGTGGGCGGTGCACTTAATTCGATTATGGCCGGGCTCTGCTGCGGTGAGGCTAGCCCCATCGCCTGGGATATTCTGAAAAACCACGCTGCGGCGTTTTGCTCCTGCGATGACAGCGTGTCGGCTGCGGGCATGCGCCGGCTCTCCGCCCCCGTCGCAGGTGACCCTCGCATTATTTCGGGCGAAAGCGGTGCGGTGGGCACGGGGCTTGTCGACCTTATCTGCCGCTGTGACGACTATATCGACTTGAAAAACGCGCTGGGCATCGATGCAACGTCGCAGGTGCTGTTGATTTCCACCGAGGGAGACACAGACCCCGAGTGCTATCGCGCCATTGTTTGGGATGGGGCTTACCCCAGTGCAGACTAG
- the ppdK gene encoding pyruvate, phosphate dikinase has translation MSKKFVYLFSEGNGKMRELLGGKGANLAEMTTLGMPVPQGFTISTEACTQYYTDGQKINDDIKAQIFESLAALEKISGKKFGDLENPLLVSVRSGARASMPGMMDTILNLGLNDEVVEAFAKKTNNPRFAYDSYRRFIQMYSDVVMEVGKAYFEKLIDEMKEKKGVTQDTDLTADDLKELAGLFKAEYKAKKGVDFPSDPKEQLMGAIMAVFRSWDNPRAIYYRRMNDIPSSWGTAVNVQMMVFGNTGDTSGTGVAFTRNPATGEKKLFGEFLMNAQGEDVVAGVRTPQSIEHLKEIMPQAYDQFVEICDRLEKHYRDMQDMEFTIEDKKLYMLQTRNGKRTAAAALQIACDLVDEGMISEKEAVMMIDPKQLDAVLHPQFDTTALKAAKPIGSALPASPGAACGQVVFTAEAAVEWAESGKKVILVRLETSPEDIAGMHVAQGILTVRGGMTSHAAVVARGMGTCCVAGCGDIKIDENAKVFTLGGKTFHEGDFISLDGSTGNIYGEAIKTVEASISGNFGRLMAWADSYRSLKVRTNADTPFDAAQAVKFGAQGIGLTRTEHMFFEADRIPAMREMIVSKNEAQRRAALKKLLPMQRSDFEGIYEAMAGRPVTIRFLDPPLHEFLPHEDEDIKTLAADMGLTFEELKTTVESLHEFNPMMGHRGCRLAVSYPEIAEMQTTAVIEAAINVKKAHPDWEMVPEIMIPLVGEIKELQYVKSVVVKTADEIIAKSGVDLKYLVGTMIEIPRAALTADEIAKDAQFFSFGTNDLTQMTFGFSRDDAAAFLGAYYDKKIYEQDPFARLDQTGVGKLVEMAVKLGRETRPDIKLGICGEHGGDPSSVEFCHKVGLDYVSCSPYRVPIARLAAAQAAIKFSK, from the coding sequence ATGAGTAAAAAATTTGTCTACCTGTTCTCAGAAGGCAACGGAAAAATGCGCGAGCTGCTTGGCGGCAAAGGTGCTAACCTTGCCGAGATGACCACCCTCGGCATGCCGGTTCCGCAGGGCTTCACCATCAGCACCGAAGCCTGCACCCAGTATTACACCGACGGCCAGAAAATCAACGATGATATCAAGGCTCAGATTTTTGAGAGCCTCGCCGCTCTTGAGAAGATTTCCGGCAAAAAGTTCGGCGATCTCGAAAATCCGCTGCTTGTCTCGGTTCGTTCGGGCGCGCGTGCGTCGATGCCTGGCATGATGGATACCATCCTGAACCTTGGCTTGAACGACGAGGTTGTTGAGGCATTCGCCAAAAAGACCAACAACCCCCGCTTTGCTTATGACTCCTACCGCCGTTTCATCCAGATGTATTCCGACGTTGTTATGGAGGTCGGTAAGGCTTATTTTGAAAAGCTCATCGACGAGATGAAGGAGAAGAAGGGCGTCACACAGGACACCGATCTTACCGCCGACGACCTCAAGGAACTGGCTGGCCTGTTCAAGGCTGAGTACAAGGCCAAGAAGGGCGTTGATTTCCCCTCCGACCCCAAAGAACAGCTCATGGGCGCCATCATGGCGGTTTTCCGTTCCTGGGATAACCCCCGCGCTATTTACTACCGCCGTATGAACGACATTCCTTCCTCCTGGGGCACCGCTGTCAACGTACAGATGATGGTGTTCGGCAACACCGGCGACACCTCCGGCACCGGCGTTGCATTCACCCGTAACCCCGCCACCGGCGAGAAGAAGCTGTTCGGTGAGTTCTTGATGAATGCGCAGGGCGAAGACGTTGTTGCAGGCGTCCGTACCCCCCAGTCCATTGAGCATCTCAAGGAAATCATGCCCCAGGCATATGACCAGTTTGTCGAAATCTGTGACCGCCTTGAAAAGCATTATCGCGATATGCAGGACATGGAGTTCACCATTGAAGATAAGAAGCTTTATATGCTTCAGACCAGAAATGGCAAGCGCACCGCCGCCGCTGCGCTTCAAATTGCTTGCGACCTTGTCGACGAGGGCATGATCTCCGAGAAGGAAGCCGTTATGATGATCGACCCCAAGCAGCTTGACGCCGTGCTGCATCCCCAGTTTGACACCACCGCCCTCAAGGCCGCCAAGCCGATCGGTAGTGCGCTGCCCGCTTCGCCCGGTGCCGCCTGCGGACAGGTCGTCTTCACCGCTGAGGCCGCTGTTGAGTGGGCGGAATCCGGCAAGAAGGTCATTCTGGTTCGCCTTGAGACCTCTCCTGAGGATATCGCCGGTATGCACGTTGCACAGGGCATCCTGACCGTGCGCGGCGGCATGACCTCCCACGCCGCTGTTGTTGCGCGCGGCATGGGCACCTGCTGTGTTGCAGGCTGCGGCGACATTAAGATTGACGAAAATGCCAAGGTCTTCACCCTTGGCGGCAAGACCTTCCACGAGGGCGACTTTATCTCGCTCGACGGTTCGACCGGCAACATCTATGGCGAAGCCATCAAGACGGTTGAGGCTTCTATCTCCGGTAACTTCGGCCGCCTGATGGCTTGGGCTGACAGCTACCGCAGTCTCAAGGTTCGCACCAATGCCGACACTCCGTTTGACGCTGCGCAGGCTGTCAAGTTTGGCGCTCAGGGCATTGGCTTAACCAGAACCGAGCACATGTTCTTCGAGGCTGACCGCATCCCCGCTATGCGCGAGATGATCGTATCCAAGAACGAGGCACAGCGCCGCGCCGCGCTCAAGAAGCTTCTGCCGATGCAGCGCAGCGACTTTGAGGGCATCTATGAGGCGATGGCTGGACGCCCTGTTACCATTCGCTTCCTCGATCCGCCCCTGCATGAGTTCCTCCCCCACGAAGATGAGGACATCAAGACGCTTGCCGCCGACATGGGCCTGACCTTTGAGGAGCTCAAGACCACCGTTGAGTCTTTGCATGAATTTAACCCCATGATGGGCCACCGCGGCTGCCGTCTGGCGGTTTCTTATCCCGAGATTGCCGAGATGCAGACCACCGCTGTCATCGAGGCTGCCATCAACGTCAAGAAGGCGCATCCCGACTGGGAGATGGTGCCCGAAATCATGATTCCGTTGGTTGGCGAAATCAAGGAGCTGCAGTATGTTAAGTCGGTTGTCGTCAAGACTGCTGATGAGATCATCGCCAAGAGCGGCGTGGATCTTAAATACCTCGTTGGCACCATGATCGAGATTCCGCGTGCTGCGCTGACTGCAGACGAAATTGCCAAGGACGCGCAGTTCTTCTCGTTTGGCACCAACGACCTGACCCAGATGACCTTCGGCTTCTCGCGTGACGACGCCGCTGCGTTCCTCGGCGCTTACTACGACAAGAAGATCTATGAGCAGGATCCCTTTGCCCGTCTGGATCAGACCGGCGTAGGCAAGCTCGTTGAGATGGCTGTCAAGCTTGGCCGTGAGACCCGCCCCGACATCAAGCTGGGCATCTGCGGCGAGCACGGCGGTGACCCGTCCTCGGTTGAGTTCTGCCACAAGGTCGGCCTCGACTATGTCTCCTGCTCGCCCTACCGCGTGCCGATTGCACGTCTGGCAGCAGCGCAAGCTGCAATAAAATTCTCTAAGTAG
- a CDS encoding LacI family DNA-binding transcriptional regulator, producing MSHITVFDVARRCGLSPTTVSRVLNNTDYPVSEQARQKVLQASKELDYSPNPAGRMLKTKKNYDIGLIVPNISNYTYAILATGVQKVAAAYGYQVILCTSFDSVEMERKNIELLRKKQVAGIVLVTLDWTGDNIAYAVSKKLRIVAAEQAVQNVDCPRVLADHFHIPFMIMDYLVQMGHRDIAFLSAPLDRPSRKLLYSGYQEAGEKMKQVCRTQALFATLEPDAQGPSFQQHIAYGMELGQRLLQQSTMPTAIFCNNDMVALGALQKLITCGVRVPDDVSLVGIDNSPYSQLPYMPISSVDENVSKTGQEAAKMLFALIKGKEQENPERIIEATLVARGSVRDLR from the coding sequence ATGTCGCATATAACAGTTTTTGATGTTGCTCGGCGTTGTGGCCTATCCCCAACAACGGTATCTCGTGTATTGAACAATACGGATTATCCGGTCAGCGAACAGGCACGCCAAAAGGTTTTGCAGGCCAGTAAAGAGCTAGACTATTCTCCGAACCCGGCTGGCAGAATGCTTAAAACAAAAAAAAATTATGATATCGGCCTGATCGTTCCCAATATTTCAAATTACACATATGCTATTTTGGCAACCGGTGTACAAAAGGTTGCAGCGGCATACGGATATCAAGTGATTCTTTGCACCTCTTTCGACAGTGTGGAGATGGAGCGAAAAAATATTGAGCTTCTACGGAAAAAACAAGTAGCTGGCATTGTACTGGTAACCCTGGACTGGACGGGGGATAACATTGCATATGCGGTAAGCAAAAAGCTGCGTATCGTAGCAGCAGAACAGGCAGTGCAAAATGTCGATTGTCCCCGGGTGCTGGCAGATCATTTTCATATTCCTTTTATGATTATGGACTATCTGGTTCAAATGGGGCATCGGGACATTGCGTTTCTTTCGGCCCCGCTTGATCGCCCCAGCCGTAAATTACTGTATAGCGGGTATCAGGAGGCAGGAGAAAAAATGAAACAGGTCTGCCGTACACAAGCGCTGTTTGCAACACTGGAGCCAGACGCGCAGGGGCCGAGCTTTCAGCAGCATATTGCCTACGGTATGGAGCTTGGGCAGCGCCTGCTGCAGCAAAGCACAATGCCAACCGCAATCTTTTGCAATAACGATATGGTGGCGCTGGGCGCTTTACAAAAGCTGATTACTTGTGGCGTAAGGGTTCCAGACGATGTAAGCTTGGTTGGAATCGACAATTCGCCCTATTCACAACTTCCATATATGCCGATATCCTCGGTGGATGAGAACGTATCCAAAACCGGGCAGGAAGCAGCAAAGATGCTGTTTGCACTGATTAAAGGAAAAGAACAGGAAAATCCGGAACGGATCATTGAAGCGACTTTGGTCGCAAGGGGAAGTGTTCGGGATCTGCGTTAA
- a CDS encoding ABC transporter ATP-binding protein, with product MLSVEHITKNYGGNSAIADVTFAAKSGEVVGLIGHNGSGKSTTMNIVTGYLTPTSGRVMVEKTDVAQSPLVARSKIGFMPENPPLYFDMTVEEQLGFACALRKIKRADRAAEIQRASRLADVEGARGRLIRNLSKGYRQRIGLAQALIGNPPVLILDEPTAGLDPQQILEVREVILSLRRDHTILLSSHILSEIAAVCDRLVILSNGRVVADDTAAMLLQNHKKCPRYRARVTGNLENIKALLDASGWAKSCEIQRCTSDGVQEVLFTADGAKVFESFYLIVQYTNSELTAFEPIQPSLEEVFLSLTKDHRYQK from the coding sequence ATGCTTTCAGTAGAACACATTACAAAAAATTACGGGGGCAACAGCGCCATAGCAGATGTAACGTTTGCGGCAAAATCGGGCGAGGTTGTGGGGCTGATCGGCCATAACGGTTCCGGCAAGTCCACCACGATGAATATCGTTACCGGCTACCTAACGCCTACCTCGGGGCGGGTGATGGTTGAAAAAACCGATGTTGCACAGAGCCCACTTGTGGCGCGTAGCAAAATTGGGTTTATGCCGGAGAATCCGCCGCTTTATTTTGACATGACAGTGGAAGAGCAGTTAGGATTTGCCTGTGCATTGCGCAAAATTAAACGGGCGGATCGAGCAGCGGAGATTCAACGAGCAAGCCGCCTTGCAGATGTTGAGGGGGCACGCGGGCGGTTAATTCGCAATTTGTCCAAGGGTTATCGCCAGCGTATCGGTCTTGCGCAGGCATTGATTGGTAATCCGCCGGTGCTTATTTTAGACGAACCGACAGCAGGGCTAGACCCGCAGCAGATTCTTGAAGTTCGCGAAGTAATCCTTTCGCTTCGCCGCGATCATACCATCCTCCTCAGCAGCCATATCCTGTCGGAAATCGCTGCAGTATGCGACCGGCTGGTCATTTTGAGCAACGGCAGGGTGGTGGCTGACGATACAGCAGCTATGCTGCTTCAAAATCACAAAAAATGCCCCCGATACAGGGCACGCGTCACAGGCAATTTAGAAAACATAAAGGCGCTACTGGATGCTTCCGGCTGGGCAAAATCTTGTGAAATTCAGCGCTGTACGTCAGACGGCGTACAAGAAGTACTGTTTACGGCAGATGGGGCAAAGGTTTTTGAAAGCTTCTATTTGATTGTGCAATATACAAACAGTGAGTTGACTGCATTTGAGCCGATTCAGCCTAGTTTGGAGGAAGTTTTTCTCTCGCTAACGAAAGATCATCGGTACCAAAAATAA
- a CDS encoding ABC transporter permease subunit, giving the protein MGAVFEKEFRQYASSMMGAIFLAAFFALTGYYFVIGNLYSQNGDISTLFTSVLMMSMFLCPALTMRLLAEEKKMGTDQMLFTAPVSLFDVVLGKFLACWCFFLCASLVIVLDIAILAAYGCFQPLVAIGNLVGLWLSGAAFLAIGMFLSSLTENQLVAAILTYSILLGLWLLDFLQSYLSNPILLGSVRYLSYRQHYAELSSGIFSLSTFVYCVGVCLLFLALTVLRLKREH; this is encoded by the coding sequence ATGGGTGCAGTTTTTGAAAAAGAATTTCGACAATATGCAAGCTCCATGATGGGGGCAATATTTCTGGCTGCTTTTTTTGCCCTTACCGGATATTACTTCGTAATTGGGAATTTGTATTCACAAAATGGGGACATTAGCACCTTGTTCACCTCGGTTTTGATGATGTCGATGTTCCTGTGTCCGGCGTTGACCATGCGGTTGCTTGCCGAAGAAAAGAAAATGGGTACCGATCAAATGTTGTTTACTGCGCCGGTGTCGTTATTCGATGTGGTGCTAGGGAAGTTCTTGGCTTGCTGGTGTTTTTTTTTGTGCGCTAGCCTTGTAATTGTTCTGGATATCGCAATTTTGGCGGCGTATGGTTGCTTTCAACCATTGGTGGCAATTGGAAACCTTGTTGGTTTGTGGTTGTCCGGCGCGGCGTTCCTTGCCATTGGAATGTTTTTATCCTCGTTAACAGAAAATCAGCTGGTGGCGGCAATTTTAACCTATAGCATCCTGCTGGGACTATGGCTACTAGACTTTTTGCAATCCTATCTTTCCAACCCAATTTTGCTGGGGAGTGTTCGTTATCTCTCTTATCGGCAGCACTATGCAGAGTTGTCGTCAGGGATCTTTAGCTTGTCTACGTTTGTTTACTGTGTGGGCGTCTGCCTTCTGTTTTTAGCGTTGACAGTCCTGCGGCTCAAGCGTGAGCATTGA
- a CDS encoding GldG family protein: MSGSIKLKNKGYNALTVLLILLFIATSVCAYILTDRFGLKLDLTENRLYTLTDTTHNLVENLSAPVVITVFNTETEFLTLPRELLRRYDRLSSKLSVRYCDPYLQPALVQGYREKGYDVELNSIMVESGELDRYMTLMDLYKMDSSGEKVQGLVAEQMLTSAIAGVTAQRKPLVQFTDGHNEQPSQALLNVFTRNNYELSYTMLSVLGVDPQADTLVIAAPTRDFSKEDTAAVEQYLEQGGSVMVFLEPGSTAFPNLFDLLADWGIGVSDQTVLEPQLYVSASRLNVAATYANHPINQFFADNRYYVISPSSRALLPLYEKRGGVTTQQVLISSSKSYAQTHVESEDSKVPEAYGPFVLAMTSQREVSTQSNSKSARLFVSGSKNIYGDDLLQSSSLANNNFLVRSASWCLEEEPLLDIPDKALDTEYLPILAGEAHLFALILQGILPMAVLIFGAYVYLRRRHL, from the coding sequence ATGAGCGGAAGTATAAAGCTAAAAAACAAAGGATATAATGCGCTGACCGTACTGTTGATTCTTTTGTTTATCGCTACCAGTGTATGTGCCTATATCCTGACAGACCGCTTTGGTCTAAAACTGGACTTAACAGAAAACCGCCTTTATACGCTTACGGATACCACCCACAATCTTGTAGAAAATTTATCCGCCCCGGTTGTGATTACCGTATTTAACACCGAAACGGAATTTCTTACGCTGCCGCGCGAGTTGTTGCGCCGTTATGACCGTTTAAGCAGCAAACTGTCGGTACGTTACTGCGATCCTTATCTTCAGCCTGCGCTGGTACAGGGATATCGGGAAAAGGGATATGATGTGGAGTTGAACTCCATCATGGTGGAAAGTGGCGAGCTTGATCGTTATATGACTTTAATGGACCTTTATAAAATGGATTCATCTGGTGAAAAAGTGCAAGGTCTTGTGGCGGAACAGATGCTGACCTCGGCTATTGCTGGGGTGACAGCCCAACGAAAACCGCTGGTGCAGTTTACCGATGGCCATAACGAACAGCCGTCGCAGGCGCTGTTAAATGTCTTTACACGCAACAATTATGAGCTGTCTTATACGATGCTCTCGGTACTGGGTGTAGATCCGCAAGCAGATACGTTGGTGATCGCCGCGCCCACCCGTGATTTTTCCAAAGAGGATACAGCTGCGGTGGAGCAATATCTGGAGCAGGGCGGAAGTGTAATGGTTTTTCTTGAGCCGGGCAGTACGGCCTTCCCAAACCTGTTCGACCTGCTGGCAGACTGGGGAATCGGCGTAAGCGACCAAACCGTGTTGGAACCTCAGTTGTATGTCTCCGCAAGTCGCTTGAATGTGGCTGCTACTTATGCCAACCACCCCATCAATCAGTTTTTTGCTGACAACCGCTACTATGTGATCAGCCCGTCCAGCCGCGCATTGCTACCGTTGTACGAAAAGCGAGGCGGCGTGACAACGCAGCAGGTATTGATTTCGTCCAGTAAATCTTATGCGCAAACGCATGTCGAAAGTGAAGATTCAAAAGTGCCGGAAGCGTATGGCCCATTTGTTTTAGCAATGACATCGCAGCGAGAGGTAAGCACACAATCAAACAGCAAGTCTGCACGCCTGTTTGTTTCCGGCAGCAAAAATATTTACGGGGACGATTTGTTACAAAGCAGTAGTCTAGCAAATAATAACTTTCTAGTTCGAAGCGCATCTTGGTGTCTGGAAGAAGAGCCATTGCTGGATATCCCAGATAAAGCGCTTGATACAGAATATCTCCCCATTTTGGCGGGTGAGGCGCATTTGTTTGCGCTGATTCTCCAAGGAATTCTGCCTATGGCAGTGCTAATTTTTGGCGCTTATGTTTATTTGCGCAGGAGGCACTTATGA
- a CDS encoding DUF4340 domain-containing protein yields MNTAEQRLARWAVAAIVILIVGSVVLCFIPPTEVAQHESSAVTDISVAELSAIAIKNQSGGFGLVVEPQGVSILDVADVPLSASALKVFVYQLAHLSAERVIGVPDHWKEFGLETPDTYAVLLRADGSRIRLYLGNQSPLEDGWYLRREDSDTLYLVSDQIADMMRYTVNDFRNLQLFAGVAANQFTDFSYIKIQRAGDEVVVQCDTTDETLHFTVEKPFQATLDWQTAVQTLLTPLTKVEPIRFVSDSKPLSYYGLDQPLYHMEVSYGGQTSRLVFSHADELHYYCAAENDTTVVKVEKADFAFLDVRATDLLGTSLYARTAAETENVTIVSSDKRYSVDFTGQGTALQGTCGNRLLSQQEVVKLYGQLTNIPIAEELPYGQELTAKSFVTLVFTMRDGTVDTVALVPLSERRCAVVVNGQATHTTYLASAREILNAATLFLGK; encoded by the coding sequence ATGAACACGGCAGAGCAAAGGCTGGCCCGCTGGGCCGTAGCAGCAATTGTTATCTTGATCGTTGGCAGCGTTGTGCTGTGCTTTATTCCTCCGACAGAAGTTGCACAGCATGAAAGCAGCGCGGTAACGGATATAAGCGTGGCGGAACTTTCCGCTATTGCGATAAAAAATCAATCTGGTGGCTTTGGCCTGGTCGTCGAGCCCCAGGGAGTTTCGATTCTGGATGTAGCCGATGTGCCTTTGTCAGCCAGCGCCCTAAAGGTTTTTGTCTACCAACTGGCACATCTTAGCGCAGAGCGTGTGATAGGCGTACCAGATCACTGGAAAGAGTTTGGGCTTGAAACCCCTGACACCTATGCAGTTCTGCTTCGAGCAGATGGCAGCCGCATTCGATTGTATCTGGGCAACCAAAGTCCGCTGGAGGACGGATGGTATCTACGGCGTGAAGACAGCGATACGCTTTACCTTGTCAGTGACCAGATTGCGGATATGATGCGTTATACCGTGAATGATTTTCGCAATTTGCAACTGTTTGCGGGGGTTGCAGCCAATCAATTTACAGATTTCTCCTACATAAAAATTCAACGAGCAGGCGACGAAGTGGTGGTTCAGTGCGATACCACAGACGAAACGCTTCATTTTACGGTGGAAAAGCCATTTCAAGCAACGCTGGATTGGCAAACCGCAGTGCAAACACTTCTGACTCCGCTGACAAAAGTCGAGCCAATTCGATTTGTAAGTGACAGCAAACCGTTGTCTTATTATGGGCTGGACCAGCCGCTTTATCATATGGAGGTGTCCTACGGGGGCCAGACTTCGCGGTTGGTTTTTTCCCACGCAGATGAACTGCACTATTACTGCGCGGCAGAAAATGATACTACCGTCGTCAAGGTGGAGAAAGCAGATTTTGCGTTTTTGGACGTGCGCGCTACAGATCTACTTGGTACATCTCTTTATGCTAGAACAGCAGCAGAAACCGAAAACGTGACGATTGTGTCTTCTGATAAACGATACAGTGTTGATTTTACAGGACAGGGAACAGCGCTGCAAGGTACTTGTGGCAACCGACTGCTATCACAACAAGAGGTTGTCAAGCTATACGGCCAGTTAACCAATATCCCCATTGCCGAAGAATTGCCTTATGGGCAGGAGTTAACTGCAAAAAGTTTTGTCACCTTGGTTTTTACCATGCGAGATGGAACGGTAGACACCGTTGCGTTGGTTCCTCTTTCGGAGCGACGGTGTGCGGTGGTAGTCAATGGGCAGGCAACGCACACCACCTATCTTGCTTCTGCAAGGGAAATA